A genomic region of Kluyveromyces marxianus DMKU3-1042 DNA, complete genome, chromosome 5 contains the following coding sequences:
- a CDS encoding acyl-coenzyme A:6-aminopenicillanic-acid-acyltransferase 40 kDa form, translating into MTVVDINKDLESSGYPFLVVKGTPYERGWQHGQAMRHKIAQLGQHYRASDTLPPWDWCKNIIDNCYLPALAEYDPFAMEEIKGISEGSGVALDIIMLINARYDLTKYKNNDQFSKFAEAASDECTVGTLIDEGSVKMVQNWDLDDYVYKNDLCIILEAHTSPQEKLPKCILTLGEVGQLGRSGMNSKGLGLCASALNTTSDFFAFPTNFQDKEQVKEIEKKYGIQLPVIPISFARRKYLSCHSYANGLKYIVRAPRHVSGNIMVATREALSIDFELTSTAYQMINPTYVDSKTGSEVLPCSDARAILTHSNHFLMPRYGPSGEYVQCKNPGGSSFYRHNLLTKRFVDVIKSTPVKKGISVDAVREAVSDTTCSPNSLSESPNPRCETSFDEPEEILMTVATAIYDLTNGVATFCKGPPHLARNWRKVHISME; encoded by the coding sequence ATGACGGTCGTGGATATTAACAAAGATTTAGAAAGTTCGGGATATCCATTTTTAGTGGTGAAGGGTACACCATACGAACGTGGTTGGCAACATGGTCAGGCTATGAGACACAAAATTGCACAACTGGGCCAGCACTATCGAGCATCGGATACCCTTCCACCATGGGATTGGTGTaaaaatatcattgatAACTGCTATTTGCCAGCATTGGCTGAGTATGACCCATTTGCAATGGAGGAGATTAAGGGTATTTCGGAAGGGTCCGGCGTTGCACTTGATATTATAATGTTGATCAATGCAAGATATGATTTGACCAAATATAAGAACAATGACCAATTTTCCAAGTTTGCGGAAGCTGCTTCAGATGAATGTACTGTTGGTACATTAATTGATGAGGGTTCTGTTAAAATGGTCCAAAACTGGGACCTTGACGACTATGTGTATAAGAATGACCTGTGTATTATCCTAGAAGCACACACTAGTCCCCAAGAAAAATTGCCAAAATGTATTCTCACTCTTGGTGAAGTTGGTCAACTTGGTAGATCCGGTATGAACTCTAAGGGTTTAGGTCTGTGTGCCAGTGCCCTGAATACCACGTCCGATTTCTTTGCATTCCCAACGAACTTTCAGGACAAAGAGCAGGTTAAGGAGAtcgaaaagaaatatgGCATCCAATTGCCAGTGATTCCAATTTCATTTGCTAGAAGGAAATATCTAAGCTGTCATTCGTATGCAAATGgtttgaaatatattgtTAGAGCCCCAAGACATGTCTCTGGAAACATCATGGTTGCTACACGGGAAGCTCTTTCTATTGATTTCGAGTTGACTTCAACAGCTTATCAAATGATCAACCCAACATATGTGGATTCCAAAACCGGTTCTGAAGTACTACCTTGCTCTGACGCTAGAGCAATATTGACTCATTCGAATCATTTCTTAATGCCAAGATATGGGCCATCTGGTGAATACGTTCAATGTAAGAACCCTGGGGGCTCTTCATTTTATAGACATAATCTATTGACCAAGAGATTTGTGGATGTTATCAAATCTACTCCAGTCAAAAAAGGTATATCTGTGGACGCTGTCCGTGAAGCTGTCAGTGACACAACTTGTTCTCCAAACAGTTTGTCGGAATCACCAAATCCAAGGTGTGAGACGTCATTCGACGAGCCAGAAGAAATACTTATGACTGTAGCCACAGCAATATATGATTTAACTAATGGGGTTGCCACCTTTTGTAAAGGGCCTCCTCATCTTGCTAGAAATTGGAGAAAGGTTCATATTTCAATGGAATAA
- the MRI1 gene encoding S-methyl-5-thioribose-1-phosphate isomerase MRI1: MSLKAIVFDRAPGSCKVQVLDQLLLPYQSQYLAINSIDDGFRVIKSMQVRGAPAIAIVGVLSILLECQLLLDESFLRTQSYYDLAHLSDRLNQRLDFLLSSRPTAVNLSNAINDIRKLIKSDLKIIYDSIYKYACDLVDEDFADNVTMGENGAKHLLKELEKEQFQGDFGVLTICNTGSLATSGYGTALGVIRSLHQRSKAENDSADPTSPASKKAKTSNAKMVRVFPLETRPYNQGSRLTAYELLHDEIPSTLITDSSISYLISTSKIPIKAAFVGADRIVKNGDTANKIGTFQLSLICRHFGIKFYVVAPTTTFDNKTETGDKIVVEERPPNEFRFVQGTLIDGSSSLPVIDQLSNTPVKAKVGITPLDMPVWNPSFDITPHDYIDGIITEKGVFTKAEDGKFHLESVSV; the protein is encoded by the coding sequence ATGTCTTTGAAAGCAATTGTTTTTGATAGGGCCCCAGGGTCGTGTAAAGTCCAAGTGCTGGATCAACTATTATTACCATACCAATCTCAATACTTGGCCATAAACTCTATTGATGATGGTTTTAGAGTCATCAAAAGTATGCAGGTTAGAGGTGCACCAGCAATTGCAATTGTTGGTGTCTTGTCAATTCTTTTAGAGTGTCAACTCTTACTTGATGAATCTTTCTTACGCACCCAATCATACTATGACTTAGCACATTTGTCTGACAGATTGAATCAAAGACTTGACTTTTTGCTAAGCTCAAGACCTACGGCTGTCAATTTGTCAAACGCTATCAATGATATCCGCAAATTGATCAAGTCTGACTTAAAGATAATCTACGATTCAATTTACAAATATGCCTGTGACCTCGTGGATGAAGATTTCGCAGATAACGTCACAATGGGTGAGAACGGGGCCAAGCACCTACTAAAAGAGCtggaaaaagaacaattcCAAGGCGATTTTGGTGTTTTGACTATATGTAACACTGGTTCTTTAGCCACTTCTGGGTACGGTACTGCCTTGGGTGTCATCAGATCGTTGCATCAACGTAGCAAAGCTGAAAATGACAGTGCTGATCCAACATCACCAGCATCTAAGAAGGCCAAAACATCCAATGCAAAAATGGTTCGTGTTTTCCCACTAGAAACTCGTCCATATAATCAAGGTTCTCGTCTAACCGCTTATGAACTCTTGCACGACGAAATCCCATCTACATTGATCACAGATTCATCAATCTCATATCTCatttcaacttcaaaaattcCCATCAAGGCTGCTTTTGTTGGCGCTGACAGAATTGTCAAGAATGGAGATACGGCTAACAAAATTGGAACTTTCCAATTGTCCTTGATCTGCAGACATTTTGGCATTAAGTTCTACGTAGTTGCACCAACTACTACGTTTGACAACAAGACAGAAACGGGTGACAAAATCGTCGTCGAAGAGAGGCCTCCAAATGAATTCAGGTTTGTTCAAGGTACCTTGATTGATGGTTCAAGCTCGTTGCCAGTAATTGACCAACTATCTAACACACCAGTTAAAGCAAAAGTGGGTATAACTCCACTAGACATGCCCGTCTGGAACCCATCCTTCGATATAACTCCACACGACTACATTGATGGGATCATCACTGAAAAAGGTGTTTTCACCAAAGCTGAAGATGGAAAGTTCCACTTGGAGTCTGTATCTGTATAG
- the fabG gene encoding SDR family NAD(P)-dependent oxidoreductase — translation MLSHSLFQDKVAVVTGASTGVGEAIATALFEKGALVFITSRHLAEIQQTANRIDPTGKRVFGRAVDVTRAEEVKNLFAEIEATFGSLHHLVNNAGITGPHNTGIENYDLDDWKRVIDTNINGMFYTLKYALPLMESTVGSEKNCIETTVVNLSAVNGIVGIPGISPYTASKHAVAGITQSVALEYAQRHIRINAVAPGYVSTPRINDLPPEVQNWMARQHPMQRMASLSEVSNTVLFLLSTLSSFTTGVVYPIDGGYLAQ, via the coding sequence ATGTTATCGCATTCTTTATTTCAAGACAAGGTAGCCGTAGTAACCGGAGCTTCAACGGGTGTTGGAGAAGCTATTGCAACCGCATTATTCGAAAAGGGTGCATTAGTCTTTATTACATCAAGGCATTTAGCTGAGATTCAGCAAACGGCCAACAGAATTGACCCTACGGGTAAGAGAGTATTTGGTAGAGCGGTCGACGTCACACGTGCTGAAGAGGTAAAGAACCTTTTTGCAGAGATAGAAGCCACATTTGGATCTTTGCATCACTTGGTAAACAATGCCGGTATAACTGGCCCACATAATACTGGAATTGAGAACTATGATTTGGATGATTGGAAACGTGTGATAGACACAAACATCAATGGAATGTTCTACACTTTGAAATATGCTTTACCCCTAATGGAAAGTACTGTAGGATCAGAAAAGAACTGTATCGAGACAACGGTAGTAAACCTATCGGCCGTTAACGGAATTGTTGGTATACCAGGAATATCTCCATATACCGCATCGAAGCATGCCGTCGCAGGCATAACACAGAGTGTCGCACTAGAATATGCGCAGAGGCATATCAGAATTAATGCTGTTGCTCCAGGGTACGTTTCAACTCCAAGAATTAACGATTTACCTCCCGAAGTGCAAAATTGGATGGCAAGGCAGCATCCCATGCAAAGAATGGCTTCCTTATCAGAAGTTTCTAATACGGTACTGTTTTTGCTGTCCACTCTAAGCAGCTTTACTACTGGAGTCGTGTACCCTATAGACGGGGGGTACTTGGCTCAGTGA
- the CLB2 gene encoding cyclin family protein, with protein MSKDKYERSLKNLNMLRRPVLNNVTNTTDSSLNTFGKVLRQAKSKLQNNRGNITQSATDFDSNSSNSIPLREGHAIREDKENLNPLGKIDEREELEPSHKTLNTQKHVTIDDKQQIIGYSHLGFDKSAPSTSSSTTSSNNTNSAGSSATSSYKNDPRTNAEGELLAKTHLQTKQDDIVLHRREVPGNNSDDAIGSGSGSSESENALTNTASLNDNTTASTNTQLITEQLEVEDSKKRPISTVVEQTLPKKFKVCEKGKEYEWEDLDEEDINDPFMVSEYVNDIFEYLHRLEMMTLPNRHELFKHANIQQNRDILVNWMVKIHNKFGLLPETLYLALNIMDRFLCRELVQLEKLQLVGTACLFIASKYEEVYSPSVKHFAYETDGACDEEEIKEGEKFILKTLEFNLNYPNPMNFLRRISKADDYDIQSRTLAKYLLEISIVDFKFIGILPSLCAAASMFLSRKMLGKGKWDGNLIHYSGGYTKDELAPVCNMVMEYLVQPVVHDELFKKYASRRFMKASVISRQWAKKVMSHNYDIMTLHDAE; from the coding sequence ATGTCAAAAGATAAATATGAAAGAAGCTTAAAAAATTTGAACATGTTGCGCAGGCCAGTGTTGAACAACGTTACGAATACTACTGATTCGTCTTTGAATACATTTGGTAAAGTGTTAAGACAAGCGAAATCGAAGTTGCAGAACAATAGAGGTAACATTACACAAAGTGCTACAGACTTCGATTCAAACTCAAGTAACTCTATTCCTCTCAGAGAAGGACACGCTATAAGGGAAGATAAGGAAAACCTTAATCCCTTAGGAAAAATCGATGAAAGAGAGGAGCTGGAGCCTAGCCACAAAACCCTTAATACTCAGAAACATGTTACAATCGACGATAAACAGCAAATCATAGGATATTCTCATCTTGGGTTTGATAAGTCAGCTCCTTCcacttcatcatcaacaacctCTTCAAATAATACAAATTCTGCTGGTTCTTCCGCTACATCATCATACAAGAACGACCCAAGAACCAATGCAGAGGGTGAACTGCTAGCTAAAACACATTTGCAAACAAAACAAGATGATATTGTTCTGCATAGAAGAGAGGTACCAGGTAACAATAGTGATGACGCTATAGGATCGGGATCTGGATCAAGTGAATCTGAAAATGCTCTAACTAATACCGCATCTCTTAACGACAATACAACGGCATCCACAAATACACAATTGATAACAGAACAACTTGAGGTTGAAGACTCCAAAAAGAGACCAATAAGTACTGTGGTGGAACAAACGCTGccaaaaaaattcaaggTGTGTGAGAAAGGGAAAGAATATGAATGGGAAGACCttgatgaggaagataTTAATGACCCATTTATGGTAAGCGAATAtgtaaatgatatttttgagTATTTGCATCGCTTAGAGATGATGACACTACCTAATAGACACGAATTGTTCAAGCATGCTaatattcaacaaaacagaGATATATTGGTTAATTGGATGGTGAAAATCCATAATAAATTTGGTTTGCTGCCGGAAACACTATATTTGGCATTGAATATCATGGACAGGTTCCTTTGTAGGGAGTTGGTGCAACTGGAGAAATTGCAGCTAGTTGGTACTGCTTGTTTATTTATTGCTTCAAAATACGAAGAAGTTTACAGCCCAAGCGTTAAGCACTTTGCATATGAAACAGATGGTGCTTgcgatgaggaagaaataAAGGAGGGGGAGAAGTTTATTCTAAAAACTCTAGAGTTCAACTTAAACTATCCAAATCCTATGAACTTCCTAAGACGGATATCGAAAGCAGATGATTATGATATACAATCCAGGACATTGGCGAAGTATCTACTTGAGATATCAATAGTAGATTTCAAGTTTATTGGAATCCTACCATCGTTATGCGCGGCGGCTTCTATGTTCTTGTCAAGAAAAATGTTGGGCAAGGGTAAATGGGATGGAAATTTAATACATTATAGTGGAGGGTATACTAAAGACGAATTAGCACCAGTTTGTAACATGGTGATGGAATATTTAGTTCAGCCTGTGGTTCATGATGAATTGTTTAAGAAATATGCTTCGAGAAGATTTATGAAAGCATCGGTTATTTCGAGACAATGGGCAAAGAAAGTCATGTCCCACAATTATGATATTATGACACTACATGATGCTGAATAA
- the CLB5 gene encoding S-phase entry cyclin-5, with the protein MTSVCSTGSQSCEVEPQVDIRIETKVESGRIKSDRDSQSISTMENTSSSIPRKRTALSEKPTEENKLKSSVASLRKQQESGSNSSSSSSSVSVGGSQRFYGKKPVSLKRSIYRDNEQETEASSGSGSSSSTSSEPERHVKRLKSERLEKRREELDSQDKDDVTMCYDYADEIFEHLYKRQFETTTRLNYLKDKNYEFYLRPTMRSILVDWIIEVHCKFQLLPETLYLAINIMDRYLSFNKVTLPKLQLIAITSLLIAAKFEEVNLPKLSNYSYITDSAYSNEEIKQAEFVILNKLEYNIGWPNPLNFLRRISRCDNYDSTTRQLGKCLLEYMVCCPHFISLVPSQIASVAMYTAQKIVHPDFQWDELWSHYSLHPFDDNETELREQAQILINDIAKPSTQLNALIYKYKKIGIWNKIHNWCLENSIINSEEESSSDCASSIASSVSA; encoded by the coding sequence ATGACGAGTGTGTGTTCAACAGGGAGCCAGAGTTGCGAGGTAGAACCACAAGTTGATATTCGTATCGAGACCAAGGTTGAGAGTGGGAGGATTAAAAGTGATAGAGACAGCCAGAGTATAAGCACAATGGAAAACACCTCTTCGTCTATACCAAGGAAACGGACCGCGCTTTCGGAGAAACCTACTGAGGAGAACAAGTTGAAGTCTTCAGTGGCCTCGCTTCGGAAGCAGCAGGAAAGTGggagcaacagcagcagcagcagcagcagtgtAAGCGTCGGCGGTAGTCAGCGTTTTTATGGGAAGAAGCCTGTATCGCTAAAAAGATCTATATACCGCGATAATGAGCAGGAGACAGAAGCTAGCAGCGGCAGCGGCAGCAGTAGTAGCACCAGTTCAGAGCCAGAACGCCACGTCAAGAGGCTGAAAAGTGAGCGTCTGGAAAAACGTAGAGAAGAACTCGATTCCCAGGATAAGGATGATGTGACTATGTGCTACGACTATGCCGACGAGATATTTGAGCATTTATACAAAAGACAGTTCGAAACTACCACGCGTTTGAACTACTTGAAGGATAAGAACTACGAATTCTATCTAAGGCCGACAATGAGGTCGATCCTCGTTGACTGGATCATCGAGGTTCACTGCAAGTTTCAGCTGTTGCCGGAGACTTTATATCTTGCAATCAATATCATGGACAGATATCTCTCCTTCAACAAGGTGACTTTACCTAAGCTGCAGCTCATTGCCATCACATCGCTGCTTATCGCAGCAAAATTCGAGGAAGTAAACCTTCCCAAGTTATCAAATTACTCATATATTACTGACAGCGCTTACAGTAACGAGGAGATTAAACAAGCTGAGTTTGTCATCTTGAACAAACTCGAATATAACATCGGATGGCCAAACCCATTGAATTTCCTACGAAGGATTTCAAGATGCGACAACTATGATTCAACTACCAGACAGCTCGGTAAGTGTCTGCTTGAATACATGGTTTGTTGTCCTCATTTTATATCTTTGGTCCCATCCCAAATCGCATCCGTTGCAATGTACACGGCACAAAAAATTGTTCACCCTGATTTCCAGTGGGATGAACTATGGAGTCATTACTCCCTACATCCGTTCGATGATAACGAAACAGAACTAAGAGAACAGGCACAAATCCTCATTAATGATATCGCTAAGCCTTCTACCCAACTTAACGCATTGATTTACAAgtacaaaaaaattggcATCTGGAATAAAATCCACAACTGGTGTTTGGAAAACAGCATCATCAATAGCGAAGAGGAAAGCTCTAGCGATTGCGCCTCTTCCATAGCATCCTCTGTATCagcttga
- the AXL1 gene encoding Axl1p — translation MSSTGIKKIDIPLYTPISNSNRSHQYIQLDNGITALLISDPSEPLASFSASIMTGSHNDPDNVPGLAHLCEHMIIASESKNFPKATYYHNLLTEYNGNQNAFTTGEQTCFYFEIPNSNNKTGKPIFDELVKVFADKLKSPLFSASVINQEIQAIDNEHNNNKNLNSKLLYHAIRKLANPKSQFSRFGTGNSLTLAQVPLVGKASSLKNILQKYYTDHFISENINVVVRGSQSIHYLRKLVLSNFGDFRSGTKLHKSIGNSSNRPFQKLFDKWDPIYSEPVFEHKNSSVPNTIFLQSSKAPLLRLVFPVPCKGGSFSRNEINIFAKVWSDLFGDENEGSIHSHLCAKNLLNKHVSQVSKFTVNDKGLVLHFDLTTKGWESGVDSILTHLFRDFIPYILNLDPDIIAIYLNEWNAINMLKFLYQDLDSSTMDKCSDLCVEMAQCEEPSFILNNGMTAPCNHLDSGIDSYYENTPSRNWWIRLAIRFQSFIRTYMNSENCKYILLGELKKSKSFQEAMGHSKQNFSMSVDEYFGLEYVFLRTPTKYSAPTAQELEPINFQLPCSKQFLFGLERNLSALKQSLSAVLQKSQQSSLSMIAKSELLDTQPELHRKNDNYELWIKREHLLQYSSRSIITVELINMKLSASAENTMNLEILTQLLFLYINETLYSSERVGYMYQIAANNRGDVRLALTISGFPQGVLKILQVIMDKLVSICQPTFEISKEMFRASRVAVRNKYEEAARANSCTLASLGVIILLEKNLTTLEERLDALEEITLESFKQFSSKLWIPKSNYMNLFIQGDISILDPVNEYMNGVIHHLDSGMTTEKFHLKEPETIRLPKGKDYYIQLSGFKEDPTNSVVYFIETGDRKSPIDYTMTSLLEFFMSLTLVPDLRHKKQIGYVVLGGLRLLTDSLGIHISVMSNLDPETIETKIEEYLYYLEHEVLDKMTEKEFQETILQKYIQLIKSNSLDKLIKTAGPANLMAQIEGSVHSGNYPSTIQSQGYTLGHHKKLKDEISFRTYNFSTSTVDIALLSQLTLASWKHYFNSKISISSEQRRKLSVRFKTSMSQTDVTANIMTMQLDYFLKSKGFHIQKEELQAIVTRTGGKPASLFKELFHHFRAQGQSLKLCTLVLKEICKQIMALTSTSTVASPTSSKQRIPLPLSLAKTEIISVQQFKQIW, via the coding sequence atgagCTCCACTGGCATTAAAAAGATCGATATACCGCTTTATACGCCCATTTCCAATTCAAATAGATCTCATCAGTACATCCAACTTGACAATGGTATAACAGCGCTGTTAATTTCGGATCCAAGTGAGCCACTTGCGTCGTTTTCCGCTTCAATCATGACAGGATCCCATAACGATCCAGACAATGTCCCAGGGCTTGCACATTTGTGCGAGCATATGATCATAGCTTCGGAATCAAAGAATTTTCCAAAGGCTACATATTACCATAATCTGTTAACGGAGTATAATGGGAATCAAAACGCATTTACCACTGGCGAACAAACCTGTTTCTACTTCGAGATCCCAAATTCGAACAATAAGACCGGAAAACCCATATTTGATGAGCTGGTGAAAGTGTTCGCAGATAAACTGAAATCTCCTCTATTTTCTGCTTCTGTCATCAACCAAGAGATACAAGCCATTGATAACGAACACAATAATAACAAGAACCTCAATTCGAAACTGTTGTACCATGCCATTAGAAAATTGGCCAACCCTAAATCCCAATTTTCCAGGTTTGGAACAGGAAACTCCCTCACCCTTGCCCAAGTACCCCTTGTGGGTAAGGCAAGTAGCCTGAAAAACATCTTGCAGAAATATTATACAGACCATTTTATTTCTGAAAACATCAATGTCGTTGTGCGCGGTTCACAATCAATACACTACTTGAGAAAACTGGTTCTGTCAAACTTTGGTGATTTTAGAAGTGGTACTAAGCTCCATAAAAGCATAGGAAACAGTAGTAATAGGCCCTTTCAGAAGCTTTTCGATAAATGGGACCCTATTTACTCTGAGCCTGTTTTCGAACACAAGAATTCTTCCGTACCCAATACCATATTCCTGCAGTCGTCTAAAGCTCCGTTACTTCGATTGGTATTTCCGGTGCCTTGCAAAGGAGGCTCGTTCTCTAGAAACGAAATAAACATATTTGCAAAAGTATGGTCTGATCTATTTGGCGATGAGAATGAGGGGTCGATTCATAGCCATCTGTGTGCTAagaacttgttgaacaagCATGTTTCTCAGGTATCCAAATTTACTGTTAACGATAAAGGTTTGGTTCTACATTTTGATTTGACAACTAAAGGCTGGGAATCTGGTGTCGACAGTATTCTGACACATCTATTCCGTGATTTTATTCcatatattttgaatttggaCCCTGATATTATCGCTATTTATTTGAACGAATGGAATGCTATAAATatgttgaagtttttgtATCAGGATCTCGATAGCTCTACTATGGACAAATGCTCTGATCTTTGTGTAGAAATGGCTCAATGCGAAGAACCAAGCTTCATTCTAAATAATGGAATGACAGCTCCGTGCAATCACTTAGATTCGGGAATTGATAGCTACTATGAAAACACACCATCGCGTAATTGGTGGATACGATTGGCTATCAGGTTTCAATCTTTCATTAGAACATACATGAATTCTGAAAACTGTAAATATATACTTCTTGGggaattgaagaaaagtaaATCATTCCAAGAGGCTATGGGTCACAGTAAACAGAATTTCAGTATGTCTGTTGATGAATATTTTGGATTGGAATATGTGTTTCTTAGAACACCGACAAAATATAGTGCTCCCACGGCTCAAGAACTGGAACCAATTAATTTCCAGTTACCATGTTCCAAACAGTTTTTATTTGGTCTAGAGAGAAACCTAAGTGCTCTTAAACAGTCACTGTCTGCCGTATTGCAAAAATCACAACAATCATCTTTGTCTATGATAGCGAAATCTGAGCTTCTGGATACCCAACCAGAACTGCATAGAAAGAATGACAATTATGAATTATGGATCAAAAGAGAACACCTGTTGCAGTATAGTTCAAGATCGATTATAACTGTGGAGCTTATCAACATGAAATTGAGCGCCTCTGCGGAGAATACTATGAACCTTGAAATTCTAACCcaattattgtttttgtacATAAACGAAACCCTATATTCGTCAGAAAGAGTGGGGTATATGTATCAAATTGCGGCGAATAATAGGGGCGACGTGAGATTGGCGCTTACCATCAGCGGCTTCCCCCAGGGGGTTCTCAAGATATTACAGGTTATCATGGATAAGTTGGTAAGCATCTGTCAACCGACgtttgaaatttcaaaagaaatgtTTAGAGCTAGTAGAGTAGCAGTTAGAAACAAATATGAAGAAGCTGCGAGGGCAAATTCTTGTACATTGGCCTCTCTTGGGGTTATTATACTACTTGAAAAGAATCTCACTACTCTGGAAGAGAGATTGGATGCGTTAGAAGAGATTACCTTGGAAAGTTTCAAGCAATTTAGCTCTAAGCTATGGATTCCCAAGTCAAACTATATGAACCTTTTCATCCAGGGAGACATATCGATATTGGACCCTGTAAACGAATATATGAATGGTGTAATTCATCATTTGGATAGTGGGATGACGACAGAAAAATTCCATTTAAAAGAACCTGAAACAATTAGACTGCCAAAGGGTAAGGACTACTATATCCAACTTTCTGGTTTCAAGGAAGATCCAACTAACAGCGTTGTATACTTCATTGAGACTGGAGATCGAAAAAGTCCTATAGATTACACCATGACAAGTCTACTGGAATTTTTCATGTCATTGACCCTCGTTCCGGATCTGAGGCATAAGAAGCAAATCGGTTACGTTGTCCTGGGTGGACTGCGATTATTAACAGATTCCTTGGGAATACACATATCTGTGATGTCAAACTTAGATCCAGAAACTATTGAAAccaaaattgaagagtACTTGTACTACCTGGAACATGAGGTGCTCGATAAGATGACAGAGAAGGAGTTTCAGGAAACTATCCTGCAAAAGTACATCCAACTCATTAAATCGAACTCTCTAGACAAACTAATAAAAACTGCCGGCCCGGCAAACTTGATGGCCCAAATAGAGGGTAGCGTCCACAGCGGCAACTATCCAAGCACAATTCAGTCCCAAGGGTACACATTGGGGCACCACAAGAAACTAAAGGATGAAATCAGTTTCCGTACTTACAATTTCTCTACATCAACCGTAGACATCGCTTTGCTATCTCAATTAACACTAGCAAGTTGGAAACACTACTTCAATTCTAAAATATCCATATCATCGGAGCAAAGGCGTAAGCTCTCGGTGCGCTTCAAAACTTCGATGTCACAAACAGACGTCACTGCAAATATAATGACAATGCAACTCGACTATTTCTTAAAATCCAAGGGCTTTCACatccaaaaagaagaactgcAAGCCATCGTAACCCGAACTGGCGGCAAACCCGcctctcttttcaaagagttATTCCACCACTTTAGAGCCCAGGGTCAGTCTCTTAAGCTCTGCACTCTTGTCCTAAAGGAAATTTGCAAGCAAATAATGGCCCTAACGTCAACCTCGACTGTTGCATCACCCACAAGCAGTAAGCAGCGAATCCCACTTCCCCTCTCTCTAGCAAAGACTGAAATAATTTCCGTTCAACAGTTCAAGCAAATCTGGTGA
- the DUT1 gene encoding bifunctional dITP/dUTP diphosphatase: protein MTESLSNRLQIQLRSADAKVPTKGSSTAAGYDIYASQPCVIPARGRGIAKTDISFTVPVGTYGRIAPRSGLAVKHGIQTGAGVVDRDYTGEVGVVLFNHSDEDFQINKGDRVAQLILEKIVDDAEIAVVETLQQTERGAGGFGSTGKN from the coding sequence ATGACTGAATCATTGAGCAACCGTCTACAAATTCAACTCCGCTCAGCAGACGCAAAAGTCCCAACTAAGGGCTCCAGCACAGCTGCTGGTTACGATATCTACGCATCTCAACCATGCGTTATCCCAGCTAGAGGCAGAGGCATCGCAAAAACTGACATATCATTCACTGTTCCAGTTGGAACCTACGGAAGAATCGCTCCAAGATCAGGTCTAGCGGTGAAACACGGCATACAAACAGGAGCAGGCGTGGTTGACAGAGACTACACTGGAGAAGTAGGTGTTGTGCTATTCAACCACTCCGATGAAGATTTCCAGATCAACAAAGGTGACCGTGTAGCACAGTTGATCTTAGAGAAGATCGTCGATGATGCAGAGATTGCAGTCGTAGAAACCCTACAACAAACCGAACGTGGTGCAGGTGGCTTTGGATCGACCGGCAAAAACTAG
- the SRB6 gene encoding Srb6p: protein MQLIKGIQDLLVITRTIREKWVLSQLPENEESSMFESEETLENCKNLIQQAMDTLREDIS from the coding sequence ATGCAACTAATAAAGGGGATACAGGATCTTTTGGTGATAACCAGGACTATAAGGGAGAAGTGGGTGTTGAGCCAGTTGCCGGAGAATGAAGAGTCGTCGATGTTTGAGAGTGAAGAGACGTTAGAAAACTGCAAAAATTTGATACAACAGGCAATGGATACACTTAGGGAAGACATTTCTTGA